A window of Haliscomenobacter hydrossis DSM 1100 contains these coding sequences:
- a CDS encoding DUF3078 domain-containing protein: MKRLFYPLLLLFILFSGSCFGQEVAKDTSYWKRGAGFALAFDQLLNINPRQGAAQDRLGFGGGINAFGNYQKGRIAWGNLGQWNFGVQRLGIGVVRIGNTAANVPFQKSLDEFVVSSKIGYKTSNDSKVFYAADFNFLSQLTPTYQGGNSFPGLFLNNVQGSSLLARFFSPAIINLALGIDYKPSPKFSLFYSPLGAKWVIVASDAIALRGVHGNPVTKSAQGVITSAKNVDAQLGSQLRAVYTSKFLDDKLAYTSNLLLFSNYLNNPQNVDVDWRNSLSWTLFKNFQLGLLVNFFYDDDMSMFTSDFNAINGIEVGSDGSPITGPRLSVTQQLLLKYAITF; encoded by the coding sequence ATGAAACGACTGTTTTACCCTCTCCTTTTGTTGTTTATCCTCTTTTCTGGTTCCTGCTTTGGGCAAGAAGTAGCCAAAGACACCTCTTATTGGAAACGTGGGGCTGGATTTGCGCTGGCGTTTGACCAATTGCTCAACATCAACCCCCGGCAGGGTGCAGCACAAGATCGCCTGGGTTTTGGTGGCGGCATCAACGCATTTGGGAATTACCAAAAAGGGCGAATTGCCTGGGGTAACCTGGGGCAATGGAACTTTGGTGTACAGCGGCTGGGCATCGGCGTAGTACGCATTGGGAATACGGCAGCCAATGTCCCTTTCCAAAAGTCCCTGGACGAATTTGTGGTCAGTTCCAAAATCGGTTACAAAACCAGCAATGATTCCAAAGTCTTTTACGCCGCAGATTTCAACTTCCTGAGCCAATTGACACCTACTTACCAAGGTGGGAACAGTTTCCCGGGGCTTTTTCTGAACAATGTGCAAGGGTCTTCCCTCTTGGCGCGGTTCTTTTCTCCCGCCATCATCAACCTCGCGCTGGGGATCGATTACAAACCTTCGCCCAAGTTTTCTCTTTTCTACTCTCCCCTTGGTGCCAAGTGGGTGATTGTGGCCAGTGACGCCATTGCCTTACGCGGGGTACATGGCAACCCGGTAACCAAAAGTGCCCAAGGCGTAATTACCTCGGCAAAAAATGTTGATGCGCAGTTGGGTAGCCAGTTGCGGGCAGTGTACACCAGCAAGTTTTTGGACGATAAACTCGCTTATACCTCCAACCTTTTGCTGTTCAGCAATTACCTCAACAATCCTCAAAACGTGGATGTTGACTGGCGCAATAGCCTATCCTGGACCCTGTTCAAAAACTTCCAACTGGGCTTGTTGGTCAATTTCTTCTACGATGATGACATGAGTATGTTTACATCCGATTTCAATGCCATCAACGGCATCGAAGTGGGTAGCGATGGTAGTCCGATCACTGGCCCCCGCTTGAGTGTCACCCAGCAATTGTTGTTGAAATACGCCATCACTTTTTAA
- a CDS encoding mechanosensitive ion channel family protein — MNLFLLNISDWFNDLYNKYQPIFDQFFIGMIEFVPKFIGALLLLFLGWFLGRVISRFFQRLFERIGADKLGDRLNQIDFIARSPVKLKPSTMIGKFLYYLIFIFFFMAATDTLGITAVSEMISKIFEYLPRILSALIVFVIGILFADMLKKLVHTACASLNIPAAGLIANFVFYFVFINVAMITLSQAGIDTNFIQDNLSIILAGIVGAFAVGYGYASRPLIGNLLAAYYNKNKVKVGDTIAIDGVKGKVIELDNSTMTLEADDRKIVVPLNKLSSEKYEIFK; from the coding sequence ATGAACCTTTTTTTACTGAACATCTCCGACTGGTTCAACGATCTGTATAACAAATATCAACCCATATTTGACCAATTTTTCATTGGGATGATTGAGTTTGTACCTAAATTCATTGGGGCTTTGTTGCTGCTATTTTTGGGCTGGTTTCTGGGGCGCGTGATTTCGCGGTTTTTCCAAAGATTATTTGAGCGCATTGGAGCGGATAAGTTGGGGGATCGCCTCAACCAAATCGACTTCATTGCACGTTCGCCCGTGAAGCTCAAACCTTCTACCATGATTGGGAAGTTCTTGTACTACCTGATCTTTATTTTCTTTTTTATGGCCGCCACCGATACGCTAGGCATCACGGCAGTATCGGAGATGATTAGCAAAATTTTTGAATATTTGCCAAGAATTCTATCTGCCTTGATTGTTTTTGTCATCGGTATTCTCTTCGCCGATATGCTGAAAAAACTGGTGCATACGGCGTGTGCCTCGCTCAATATCCCAGCCGCGGGACTGATTGCCAATTTTGTGTTTTATTTTGTATTCATCAATGTGGCGATGATCACTTTGTCTCAGGCGGGTATTGATACCAATTTCATCCAGGACAATCTATCCATCATCCTGGCAGGCATTGTGGGTGCTTTTGCAGTGGGCTACGGCTATGCTTCTCGCCCATTAATTGGCAATTTACTGGCCGCTTATTACAACAAAAACAAGGTAAAAGTAGGCGACACCATTGCTATTGATGGCGTAAAAGGAAAGGTCATTGAGTTGGATAACTCTACCATGACCCTGGAGGCCGATGACCGCAAGATTGTGGTTCCACTGAACAAACTGTCTAGCGAGAAATACGAAATATTTAAATAA